CACTGCTTGCCGATTATCCTCAGGAACCTTGACTTCATTAAAAAAAGTCATGCCAATCATGCGGTCGTTCTTTTCGAAATATTCCTTACCCCATCGGATAATCGCCTTGACGTAATTCGGGTCTTTCGGCGGCAGCGGATATCCTCGTGGCATATCCCGCCGTATTGTCGTATGCAGATAAAATTTCAGCGGCGCCAGATGCTCGATCACCTTCTCGATCATCTCCGGTTCCCGGTCCCGGTTGCGGCCTTCGCAATAGGGCAGGACGAAATCAAAGCCGACCTGCGCCAGCGTTTCCGTGCGGTGCCCTCGCTTATCCTGATACCCGGCAATGTCGCCGTCCGTCGACGGAACGCCGGTGTAGAAACCGATTTCGAGTTTTGGATTCGTCTCATGGATCCTTTTTTTTAAATCGATCAACGTATCTCGGATACGCCGGCTTTTCCATTGATACAACAATTCGGCGTCGATCCGCTCTCTGGTTTGGCCGGTATCCTGCAGCAGCCTTTTTTGCGAACTCGCGCAATAACAGGTTTCACCGGAATAAGAAGGGTGCTCCAAGACTATGCCGTCCAACTCGTGATACCGCTCAAGGACATCTTGAAGCTTGTCGCGCATGTACTGCTGGGCCGGTTCGCTGTCGCAGCAGATGTGCATGGTCTCGATGGCCTCACGCTCTTGCGGCGTGGCGCCGGCATCGATGGTATGGATGCAACCGCCCCGCGGCGGCGTCAAAAATTCTACGCCAGGGTATCCTTCACGCACTCCGATCAGGGCCAGGTATTTGATCTCGATAAAAACTTTGATATTCAGCAGATGAGCCTTGGAGATAACACGGGAAAAGAACTCTGTTTCCTCGTGCGCGTTGAGCGCTTTTGGATCGATTTGCAGTTTAAGCTGCGGATTTTTCGCCGGCCAGGCCAGACCGTGATTTCCCGGTGAATACAGGCCATGGCTCTCCATCATCACAATCAGCTGGGTCATGCCGTGCTCGTGCATTTCATCCAGGAGCCGGCTGAAATAATCAAAGCCCAGTATCCGTTCGCCGGCCTGATAGGTCAGGCAGGTGGTCCAGCCGAAAATCATTTTGCGTTGTTGCGTTGGGTTCGCGCAGCCGGCCCAAGCGGCAAGTCCCGAAAGCGCCCCCAAACCGGCGCCGATGGTTTTAATAAATTGTCTTCTATTTTTTTTCATCGTCCCCTTAATTTTATTCTTTGTGCCGCTGCACGGAGATGGTCCAAGAACGGATTAAGTTCCGCGACGATATCGCCGTTGAGCAAAACGGCAAACCCGCTCGAAGCGGCTTTCTGGACACCCTGATCACTCGGGAAAAGCGTTCTTGATGTTCAGATTGCCATTATCAGACACCGCTTTGCCAAATCATTCATTCACTAACCTCAGAGGTCATGAAGCGCATAAAGCAATTACATGAATCAAAAAGCATTTAAAATTATTTTAGGAACGTCATCTTTTTCACCGCGACAGACTCTCCGACCTGCAGCCGATACAAATAAAGGCCGGTGCCCAAGTCGGAGGAGTCTGCATTTCGATAATCCCAGGTGACGGCATAATCCCCGGCCCTTTGCATTTGATGATCAACCAGGGTCGCCAGCCGATCTCCACGAACCGTATGGATGGTCAGAGTGACGGGTTGCGGCTGGGACAACTCGTAACGAATGGTTGTGAGCGGATTAAAGGGATTGGGATAATTCTGCTGCAACCGGAAGGCGCTGGGCATCGCCTGATCCCGTTTTACCACCCTGGTCGCATCCGGTTCTTTGATCTCATGATACTGGTTGATGGCCACCTCGCTGAGCTTTTGCCGAAATCCCAGCGGCCAGTGGATGATCACCGAGTCGATGGTAGTGTTGAAGCCGATGCCAAAGTGCACCCAGGGATTAAACTGGTGAAAGTGATCATCGCCGCAGCGGGTGAGCCGAATCTGTTTTTTATCGCCCGTGTACACCGTCACGAGGCTGTTGATTGCATCGCGGTTGGAGATTGTTCCTTCGAGAATAAATCCCACCCAGTTGGCGCCGTTGTTGGCTAGATTTCGATACAGCAGATGGTTGAATTCAGCAGTAGGCATGTAAAGATCCAAGAATCCATCGCGATTGTAATCAAAAAAGCCGCACCCTTTGCGATTGCCGGTCTTGGTCAGTCCGACAAACTCCGCTACATCGGCAAAAGAGTGCACCCCCGGGCTTGTTTCGTCATTCACGAACATATTATCATAACCTTCGGTCACACCCTTGTCCATAAAAATATCCTGATCGCCGTCGTTATCGAAATCGCCGATGGTCATGCCGCGATGGGGGTATTTTTGTGAGATAAAACCCACTTCATTACTCACATTATGATAAACCCCGCCCCTGTTCTCCCATAATTCATCCAGGTCGTTTTCGGTCAAGGACCGGGAAAGTTTGATAAAATCCAGATCGCCGTCGTTATCATAATCAAAGAAGTATTTGTACCAAAAATTTCCGATCTCTGCCAAGCCCAGGGCCGCGGTCACATTAACAAAATGACCGTTGACGTTCTGAAAAATGCTGTTGCGACCTACGAGATCGGACCAACCGTCAAGATTAAAATCAGTAAACACGACCCGCCACTCTTTCGCCAGGGGACATGCATCCAATCCGGCCTCGGTCGCTGCATTGGTAAAGTGGTCGCCGTCGTTACGGAACAGGTACAGGTTCGGATTGCTCAGCTGGCTGATGACGCAATCCAGATCGCCGTCGCGATCATAATCCGCCCAGCCGCAGTTATTGCAATCCCATTCAACGATCAATCCCCCGGGCTTGGGCGCGATGAATCCCATGGCGGCGGAGACTTCAGTGAACACGTTGTTGTCATTGCGCAGCAGATGAATGCCCGCAGTGGTGGCCACGGAGAGATCTTTGTCGCCATCATTATCAAAATCGACCCACAGGGTGGTGCGGGTGCCTTTTTCATTGGCTTCGATCTGCTCCATGGGATGGGTGGTCAGTTCCTGAAAATGACCGCCGGTGTTGAGATAAATTCGGCTGTAGCCGGGGGTGGCCCAGCGAAGGCAAAAGATGTCCGGGTAACCGTTTCGATCGATATCCATCAAAGCCAGTCCGCCTTTTTCAAACGGCGCAACCGGCAATCCGACGCTCGTGTTGTCCATGATCTCAAAAGAACATAGATCCTGTGCAGGCCCCATCTCCGTCCATGCAGCAACCAATATCATGAGTATCCGTAGGGCTTTCATTTTCCCTCCACATTCAGCTTCTCTCTGAAATGAGTAAGCAGTGACGATACCGCACAGCGGCTCAGGATGACGAGAATACAGTTTGTCATTCCGAGCCCGCCATCTCGTATTCTAAAAAGCTAAGGCGGTTGCAAAGGGCGAGGAATCAATCGACGAACAGCTCTTACTCCTTGCACAGGTTCTGTTCGTCGATAGATCCTTCGGCGCTCAGTATCTACAAACAGACGCTGCTACACATGGCTTCGCGCCTCAGGATGACAAGATGGTTATTAATGCCGTATTGCAGTTCTGTGGAAAAGCTCTAAAAAAAACGGAACAACACATTGATGGCGGTAAATAAATTACCGGTATAATAATTACAAGCTCGGGAAAAGTCGCCTTTTCCCGAGCTTGTTTACATCACGAATAGCAGTACGAAAACGAATTTGAATTCAGACACTTATTTCAGCAGGATCATTTTCTGCACCTTGACAAAGGAGCCCGCCTCGATCCGGTAGAAATAGACGCCGGTCGGCACCGTGATTCCGTTCCGGTCTGTGGCATCCCATACGATGCTGTAGTTGCCGGCCTGCTGTTTGACATTGACCAGATCTTTGACTTTTTGACCCAACATGTTGTAAATGGTCAATGTGACCGTCTCGGCCTGGGGCAAAGAGTACTTGATGGTCGTCGTCGGGTTGAACGGGTTGGGATAATTCTGCGCCAGTTCGTAAGTCAACGGCTTGATTTGATCCGCCCGTTCCACACCAACGCCCATGTTGACGCCGGCCAACAGCATGTATTCACCGCCGCCCGGATTTCTATGGCTTGAGCTCCATTTTTCCGTCCGGTTGCGGCTGTTATAATAGGAATTCACCTGAATATAATACGTGCCGCTCACAGGAATCGCCGGAGTGACGAAACGGGAGAAGGTATTGCTAAAGACGGTGGGGTAGAGGTTTTCCCACGGATCGCCTTCCCAGGCATCCTTGTCGTCGTTCTCGATGGGGGTGGCATTGCCCAGGCTGTCGAGCAGAACCATTTCTGTATCCAGATCGCGGATGCAGCTGTCCGGCCCTGCGGTAAACAGCTCAGCAGTCAGAATATCACCGGCTTTGAGCACAACTTTGTAGAGATCAAAGTCGTTCCAGTTATAATGGATGCCGAGCGAATCCACAAAGTCGTTATAGAGATAGCCATGGATTTTTTCCGGTTTGAGCAGATCCAAAGCCGGCAGCTTGACCGCATCCGCCACATAATCATCCGGTTCATGGGTCGTTTTGGCCACGGACAGCGCAGTTCCATACCATAATCTGATTTTGTAAGGATAATCAGCTGTGAAGGTGGAAACGTCCGCTTTGATCTTGACGTAATAGATGCCGGATGTGGGCGGCACCCAGCCGGTAAGGCGAGCACCCCAGCTGTCATAGCGGCTGGACGGATCAGAGTTCAAAACATTGGCGCCGGTTTCATCCATAACGCTCATCTTTAATACGTTTTTCGCATTGACCCCGCGCGGAGTGATCGTGTTCAGCGTGTACATTTTATCGGCGTCGGCTCTGAATTTAAAATAATCCACCGAGTCGGTCGGACTCAATGCCGCTTCGAGGATCGTTTGCAGGGTGATGAGATTAGCACCGGCCATGTCATTATTCGGTTCATTTTCTTTCGGCCAGGTCAAAGTAAACGACACCAGGTATTCGCCGCCGCCGGCATTGCGATGGCTCATGTGCGGTTTTTCGTTACGGGTTACACTGTTGTAATACGAAATCACCCGCACATAATAAGTGCCCGCTGCCGGTATTTCCGGCGTGACAAAACGGGAAAAGGTATTGCTTAATATCCCGTAATCCACATCGCCGGCCCAGGCATCCTTGTCATCG
Above is a genomic segment from bacterium containing:
- a CDS encoding T9SS type A sorting domain-containing protein, whose translation is YQMRFWYGTPLSVAGTVHEPDDVVADAIKLPAAPTDGTMIHGYLYNDYVEADTFRTNWNDMDLYKIEVPKAGMILTAETFTVGRLYGHPEWIREVDTEIELLDATGAVTPINNDDKDAWAGDVDYGILSNTFSRFVTPEIPAAGTYYVRVISYYNSVTRNEKPHMSHRNAGGGEYLVSFTLTWPKENEPNNDMAGANLITLQTILEAALSPTDSVDYFKFRADADKMYTLNTITPRGVNAKNVLKMSVMDETGANVLNSDPSSRYDSWGARLTGWVPPTSGIYYVKIKADVSTFTADYPYKIRLWYGTALSVAKTTHEPDDYVADAVKLPALDLLKPEKIHGYLYNDFVDSLGIHYNWNDFDLYKVVLKAGDILTAELFTAGPDSCIRDLDTEMVLLDSLGNATPIENDDKDAWEGDPWENLYPTVFSNTFSRFVTPAIPVSGTYYIQVNSYYNSRNRTEKWSSSHRNPGGGEYMLLAGVNMGVGVERADQIKPLTYELAQNYPNPFNPTTTIKYSLPQAETVTLTIYNMLGQKVKDLVNVKQQAGNYSIVWDATDRNGITVPTGVYFYRIEAGSFVKVQKMILLK